In a single window of the Littorina saxatilis isolate snail1 linkage group LG5, US_GU_Lsax_2.0, whole genome shotgun sequence genome:
- the LOC138966914 gene encoding dynein light chain Tctex-type 5-like isoform X1 encodes MHRRRLRVPRITITDASGKPAASGKGAAPGNMSTAVRRQSIVDHGGAGGGGTTTTTAAGNIHSSSRTALIMTSAQSRRVSFSQAPPISAVSRSYENSYKTEPEKEFSPAAAKRVIREVMEAMLNDQKYDSATCNQLTLTVADVIKKRVKELGFARYKIVTNIAIGQADETSVAFASRCVWNVNFDSFAEYTYKNGSLFAVGLVYALYCD; translated from the exons AATCACAGACGCATCAGGAAAGCCAGCAGCTAGCGGCAAAGGAGCAGCACCGGGCAATATGAGCACAGCGGTCAGACGACAGTCAATTGTAGACCACggaggggcggggggaggggggacgaCGACTACGACGGCAGCCGGCAACATCCACAGCAGCAGCCGCACAGCACTCATCATGACGTCGGCACAGAGTAGACGTGTGTCGTTTTCCCAAGCTCCCCCCATCAGTGCTGTCAGCAGGAGCTATGAGAACAGCTACAAGACAGAGCCG GAGAAGGAGTTCTCCCCAGCAGCAGCCAAGCGGGTGATACGGGAGGTGATGGAAGCCATGCTCAACGATCAGAAATACGACTCCGCCACCTGCAACCAGCTCACCCTCACAGTAGCCGACGTCATCAAGAAACGCGTCAAAGAACTGGGTTTCGCGCGCTACAAAATTGTAACGAACATTGCCATTGGTCAAGCTGACGAAACGAGCGTTGCCTTCGCCAGTCGATGTGTGTGGAACGTCAATTTTGATTCGTTCGCCGAGTACACGTACAAGAACGGAAGTCTATTCGCTGTGGGACTTGTGTACGCGCTCTATTGTGACTGA
- the LOC138966914 gene encoding dynein light chain Tctex-type 5-like isoform X2: MSTAVRRQSIVDHGGAGGGGTTTTTAAGNIHSSSRTALIMTSAQSRRVSFSQAPPISAVSRSYENSYKTEPEKEFSPAAAKRVIREVMEAMLNDQKYDSATCNQLTLTVADVIKKRVKELGFARYKIVTNIAIGQADETSVAFASRCVWNVNFDSFAEYTYKNGSLFAVGLVYALYCD; encoded by the exons ATGAGCACAGCGGTCAGACGACAGTCAATTGTAGACCACggaggggcggggggaggggggacgaCGACTACGACGGCAGCCGGCAACATCCACAGCAGCAGCCGCACAGCACTCATCATGACGTCGGCACAGAGTAGACGTGTGTCGTTTTCCCAAGCTCCCCCCATCAGTGCTGTCAGCAGGAGCTATGAGAACAGCTACAAGACAGAGCCG GAGAAGGAGTTCTCCCCAGCAGCAGCCAAGCGGGTGATACGGGAGGTGATGGAAGCCATGCTCAACGATCAGAAATACGACTCCGCCACCTGCAACCAGCTCACCCTCACAGTAGCCGACGTCATCAAGAAACGCGTCAAAGAACTGGGTTTCGCGCGCTACAAAATTGTAACGAACATTGCCATTGGTCAAGCTGACGAAACGAGCGTTGCCTTCGCCAGTCGATGTGTGTGGAACGTCAATTTTGATTCGTTCGCCGAGTACACGTACAAGAACGGAAGTCTATTCGCTGTGGGACTTGTGTACGCGCTCTATTGTGACTGA
- the LOC138967739 gene encoding uncharacterized protein, whose amino-acid sequence MEDKETVEIETEYRKMEDKETVEIETEYGKMEDKETVEIETEYGKMEDCKETVEIETVQEDGGQRDEYGKMEDKDTVEIETEYGKMEDKETV is encoded by the exons ATGGAGGACAAAGAGACGGTAGAGATTGAGACAGAGTACAGGAAGATGGAGGACAAAGAGACGGTAGAGATTGAGACAGAGTACGGGAAGATGGAGGACAAAGAGACGGTAGAGATTGAGACAGAGTACGGGAAGATGGAGGACTGCAAAGAGACGGTAGAGATTGAGACAGTACAGGAAGATGGAGGACAAAGAGACG AGTACGGGAAGATGGAGGACAAAGATACGGTAGAGATTGAGACAGAGTACGGGAAGATGGAGGACAAAGAGACGGTATAG
- the LOC138967740 gene encoding testis-expressed protein 44-like: MEDKETVEIETEYGKMEDKETVEIETEYGKMEDKETVEIETEYRKMEDKETVKIETEYGKMEDKETIETEYGKMGDKETVEMETEYGKMEDKETVEIETEYRKMEDKETVEIETEYGKMEDKETRR; this comes from the exons ATGGAGGACAAAGAGACGGTAGAGATTGAGACAGAGTACGGGAAGATGGAGGACAAAGAGACGGTAGAGATTGAGACAGAGTACGGGAAGATGGAGGACAAAGAGACGGTAGAGATTGAGACAGAGTACAGGAAGATGGAGGACAAAGAGACAGTAAAGATTGAGACAGAGTACGGGAAGATGGAGGACAAAGAGACG ATTGAGACAGAGTACGGGAAGATGGGGGACAAAGAGACGgtagagatggagacagagtaCGGGAAGATGGAGGACAAAGAGACGGTAGAGATTGAGACAGAGTACAGGAAGATGGAGGACAAAGAGACGGTAGAGATTGAGACAGAGTACGGGAAGATGGAGGACAAAGAGACTCGACGGTAG